Below is a genomic region from Diabrotica undecimpunctata isolate CICGRU chromosome 7, icDiaUnde3, whole genome shotgun sequence.
AGATTTGTCaaacttgttcaaaatttttttgtatttacttaGTCATATTCCTATTGCAGTCTACCTGCAACCGTCGAAATGACTACCTCTTGGAACTATCCCGATGCTGCCCTCCGAGCTGAACTCAAAAAGATTGCTGATGCTATCGTCGCTCCTGGAAAAGGTATTTTAGCTGCCGATGAATCAGTCCCTACCGTAGGCAAGCGTTTTGCTGACATCGGAATTGAAAACACCGAAGACAACCGCCGTAAATACAGGTGAGATACATTTTATCATATTGTATATTTTCTGTTTGTGAAATTTTCTGTTTTAATTTAACTTAAAATATGCTGTGAAAAAATTATTAGACCCATGAACgcccaaattattttttttcttcaaatttaaaaTTGTTGCTTATACAtaattatcagtaatattgttctTAATATGGAAATATTGAtgaaattgttttatatatttgcaTTTTTGGATTATGACACGTCCTATAAATAGATCACTGGGCTTTATTATTATCATAATTGCAAGTATGTATGAACGAGTTAAAAACCGTTATGggaattaacatttttatttacgTCTAATAAACATAAGTTtgtttttttagttgtatatttTCCAACAAATCTGTGATGTTGATCAGTGCCTCCATGAATATATTAATATACTTGCGGTTAAGAATTAAACGTTTTCCTTTGAACTCCTGATTTCCTCTAGTAGCTTGTGCGAGGGGTTCTTCATTATCAAAATTAGATGCTGTATTAATACACTTATTATTGTTTCATTCTACAAAAAGTATTTCTCCATTCACATCAAATCACAAATCGTCATTATTGACGAGCTTCTTTACTAAGAGATTGCTCATAGCATGAGCATGCTTATCATAAGAGTTCATAACTCATTGCTTTAATAAATTGTGTCTATATTATTTCACAATcatttcatttactttatttttttatatttattatccaaaataatatttgttaaaatattagtTACTGCGGAATAATTTCttctaaatatgataaaatataaaaCCTATGAAAATCGGAATAAACAATCgcaatgtaaaattaaaaaaaaacgacgaATTTTGTAAATTCACATTCAACTGAATACTGAAATACTGCACATTTTGATAACGCTTACCAGTGCCCTATTTATAGATCAGTCAAATAAAACTTATAATGACGATTCAACAATTTggatactaagtgacatagaaatccgaacacccaatttaaatgattttattttaataaaattttgtataagtacttaatgaagcataataagtaaatgattaaaatttcaaaatgattgcattgctttaaagcccttttacctttaataatgtgtggatacaccccgatgtgttacgcatgctccaacgcgcctaggcatgcttctgatcaggtggtcaatgtcctcttgtggtatctcattccaggcaaccaccaactcctgtcgaagtgcttgtagagtctgaggaggacatttcaaattgagcaatctcctgcccatcatatcccacacgtgctcaattggaGATAAGTCGtgagatcttggtggccatgctaacaatatgacatcattatgttgaaagaagtctattgtgactcttgcaatatgtggtcgggcattatcttgttggaaagttggatttgccagggtgtcaagatagggtaaaaggtggggttctaaaacttcttggatataacgctgcgcgttcatgttacctctgatgaagataaaaggtgacctggaaccataagctatagcaccccaaaccataactccaacagtgtgatgaacatgtctttcaacaaaaaactgtggattcctcctttcaccacgtcgccttctaaccctcgctcgaccatcgtgcatgcctaaactaaatcgagactcgtcactaaagacaatactgttccattcctgattccagagtgaccgttctctgcaccactgaaggcgattacggcggtgttctggaaTTAAAGGGAGGAgccagtgtggtcggtatgaaaacaggccaaaacttctcattcgtcggtaaacacttcgcatgccaataggtcttccgtgttctgcaaaccattcatttgcaatggagctggtagtggagaaacggtctcttaaggccaataatcttaggcggcgatcttcacggtctgttgttctacggcggcgtccagagccccttgctctttgcgtacggccttcttgaagccatgcctgacaacacctaacacacttctttgcactctaactgcaacttcccgaaaagaaagtccagcttcccgaagtcccattatacggcccctatcaaattcactaagttgacgaaatcgtacaggtctccgtactctaggcattaccaatcgtaaagaatgtcaagaaccacaatccgccaaatttggatctttactgcggctgaaatattcatttttagattgttagtgaatttaaaaacaaaaagtataaaaaccgaaatctccaactgataaggctaaaaactttatcacttgttttttttttcagtaagataaataaattacaccaaattttattgcaATAAAATCATTTacactgggtgttcggatttctatgtcacttagtatatttcCGACATttattcatgaatatattttataataaatattaatcaaCAAGAATAATCCAGTCAACGATAAAAAAGGCCATtatgaaacttttattattaaaggtGCAAATCGAAACAAAATCAGTAAATTTGTCCgatatatatgtttttattaaaacgATATTAGAAATTTAGTacaacaataattataattcaGTTTATACTATCTAAAATATCTGTGGAAAAATTTTATtccaatttaaacaaattttaagtgttgaaaaaaaaaataaaattttctgtgATCTGTAAATGGGACGCTGACCGATAATGGGCTAATGAAATATCTTTAGAATTGTTTTTTATTTGGCTTATCTGTGAACTTTGGAATTGATCTTATCTTTTTAATTCCCCAAGTTTAGTCATGTTTCAAAATTCTATAGATTTTCaagtatatttagaaatattttattttaagatttcTAGATcggaaaagtttttaaaatattcaaaagaaaaaatacgtatgtggttaataaaaaaatatatacgagTAGGATGataattaaaatgtaaaattttacaagaaaatagctttatagCTGTAGGTACGTTAGATTAAGAGATCATCTGTAACATTTACATTTAAGTCGTAAGAAATTTACAAACTATATAAACACACTACATAAATTTCATTTTCACAGTGACGAGCCTAAAATTTAACATTTGTTCACATCAATGTTGCATCACTAGACTAACCGATAGTTCTTGATAATCGAGATAGTGGAATATTTTGATAGGGAAGAATGTAATCTGTAGTAGTATAAGAAAAGTCTTTTAAAATGAATAGGAATATCCAATAATATAAACCAAACCTGAAATACAACATGATACGTATCACTAGATCAAAAGTCAAAAATCATTAGATAATTTTACACAGTAAATCAGGTGCCGTTTGCTGGAGTTTGCAGCTTGGCTGGCagtttttcagaaaaatttcTGATGTCGGTGTTGGGGATCGAACCCAGGCCCTCCGGCTTGGTAAACTGACGCCACTGAGCTTCGGTCGTCACCGTATTATACCAGCGACACCATAACAGTattctttattattgttttattggtGCAGTGTATTATTACTCATTGTAATTGAAATGGATAATTATTATTGAAAATGGCTGCTAACGAAAATAACGAACCCGATGAACTTACTGGTGACAACAAAGAGGCTATTGAGATCCCCCTGGTGATCAAATTCATTTTGAAGATCCAAATGCACCTGCCAACGAGGTTGCTGATGCTCCGACCAATGAGACGAACAACTAAAAAAGGTCGAAAAGAAAAGTGTCAAGTGTCAAATCctcaacaaatttaaaaaatttattctaaatatATATGTTGAACAACAAAAAATTCGCCAGTATTTATGCAAGTGTAGTTGTTTTACCAGAGTAGCAGAATAAAATTTTATGCTCGAGCTCAAGACATTGTAATTGATACAATGATttagaaattaaacaaaattgGAACAAgtagatattaaacaaaaaaGGGTGAAGAATTCAGAGTAGCAGAATTTATTAAGTTTGCGTGTGGTGGTTTGCAAGAGTTTTTGATGCATTATAGGTcataatagaactgataaaagtcGCCAGAGAGAAAAAAGTCCGAGTTAGACAATCCAGTATCTCTTTTCTTTTACAAGATGGATTTTTTAGGGTAAAtttagtcgtccctatccatcgccttcctccgcccagcacgtattctcatatttctcatgtcttcatcgatgttatcaaagaacctacttctgggtcttcctcttcttccctgaccaatgggtctatcaagaagcgttgttctagttgggtcattttgttccatccatgccctatccacctcagatgtcctatcttaatttattttaagatatctgattcctggtatattctataaagttcgaagttgtatctcCACATTCTATTGCTATTCACCGCTCCATAGATTGGCCTTAGTACTTTTccttcgaaacatcctaacatgatTCCCTTTCTTTTTGTTAGAGTCcgggtctctgaaccatatgttaggactgggtgtcttgtagagttttacctttgtatttctcgatataattgaggatttaagAAGAAGATTAACCCCAAAATAGCATCTTTTGGCCATTCAACTGATATATTTCGAGCTGCTGGGAATAGAATAAGCAGGGTCAATGTAGTCGCCAACATCtttagaagataggcacatttagaagaagaaggcCATTCAAATTCTGTGGTAAATTTTCAGTGTTAACGAGCGCTTCCAGCTATTAAATTTGTTCACTTCTTCGATATCTTCGTCTTCTATAACAGTTGGCCGTGGAATTTATGGTTGCCTGCttattttcatgtatttcgttttgatggtgtttatatttaaacccatttttgtagctgattcttttagtGCTACATGCGCCTCTCtagtacagcgttttccgttctcccaacaatattgacatcatcagcataggcaagcaGTTGCACCGATTTGTTATATGTTGATCCGAtgtttgtgacatacgtattactttttccaaagccagattgaacagtgtacaggagagagggtctccctggcgcagctcgttatttgttttaaattgttCAGACAGTTACCCCTGGATTCGTACtatacattcaactttttcaggTTTTGGGTATTATAGAATTATAAAAGAACAACGAAAACTTTGTATTTCCAACTAAAATGTATTGATTCGTTTTTATACAAGATTCAATAGTACCTACTTAATTTGAAATCATGAATACAAACTACAAATGCTCTAAATATCGCAATACAGATTAGTAAATTAGGAATGTGAGTATAAACTATTTCTCCGCGTTATTCCAACGTGCTGTCTGAACTATAATTGGAGTGTTTATTTTTGGCCAAACGAATCAACGAAATACTCTAATTGTCTAAAGTTAAAATTCTCACTTTTGAAGAGCATGATCACGTTTATTCGGTAGTTCAATCATTATTATTTATAAGCCCATATATTATTATCATCAGAACCATTTAATTGGTTATATAACTTCAATAAAATTTAGTATTGGTATTAAGTGAATTAAAACTTTAGCATTATGATTTGGTTTTGATTTTTCTTGAAGTTTAGAGAAAAAAATAACAATCATAATTAACGAGTTAACAACAAATCTTTAAAGTGTTAATTCTTTTTAAATGAGGCGAAAAGCTCTGGTTCATTCGGAACAATATTCATATGAGATTTTTTGCTTAATCATTTTCATTAGATACCCCAAACAAGGTTCAAGAGGTTTTTCAGGCGAAAAgttcaaattttttaaacaatttttttaaacaaattgtagcAATCAATTTTTTAGGCCcggacaatttttttattaattttttgaatcGATAATACCAAATAAGTCTCgtgtaatttttttgtaaacttgatcgttttcgagttataaacaaagCGCAAAATtgcgattttcaaggctcaaggacctaaattcaaattcaaacattgttctataatttcccgataagtattttcgggctatttaattttaaaacattattttttaatgctTATGACAAGACGAGCGCTCGAGATGCGGGTATATAAGAGAGAGAAGCAAGATCTAGTGCATACATTTTTGCTTAAAATAAAATTACCGTTTTATTTGtagtttgtattttaatttttttttagtaattaacGACCAAATTTCTTTCTTTCAAACCGAACAACAAAAAACATTTCGTCAAAGATACGAGGTTCAAAAGGGTATATTTGGTAATTTTCTCATTCCgataaaaatgttgcaaaaattGATTTTGATACTTTTGCAATAAGTAAAAATAACTATGTCAGATAATGCCGATAAGTATGTTTCGACTAAAAAACAATTGCATCATAAcaagtgaaaaataaatatagtattATAGGTATTATCAAAATAAAACTGTTGACATATCACGATACGGTATTCACAAATTATTTAATGTATAAATGATTTTGTATACGTGTTCAATGTACTTGATTATGTATTCCTAAAGTATTTTTtgccttctttttcttctactaAAAGGAGATGGTAGAGACACGTGTAGGGGTGTTATTATAGTCTTCGAGTGGAATCTTTTCCGATTGAATCGTACATTTTGCGGTTAGTATAGACATACAGGGTCTCAGAGTGGAAACTTTTCCAATTGAATTGTATATTTTtcggtttatttttttctttatttactcACTACTGTTTTCAATTTTTGCAATAAcattactattttatattttaatcacCACTGATCCAAATGATCCCTAGagattatttattaaaggttaTTCCCTAAAGATTTTAGTATTTCTAAAATGAATAGATGACCAACTATTATAGAAGAGTAGATGATGCTCTTAAGTTGTAGTCAAAGTAAATCGTCTAGGAGAAGGAAAACCCCAAAATTAAACCTTGGTCCTACAaatccatcgagttagaatctatctAGAAGCTAttagcatattaacgtgtgtattaaaaacagcgtaggtaggcgtggctaacgatgataccaatatggcggtgggatcatggccggactcaataatattaaaactactataaaaatatgactagttattcagaagatttaatcataatctaaaaaagtgcaatacatttttaataaactatgatttatttatcccgtggtaaacactaaaaacacgatatattatacataaagataaattaatacagtcaaatactattaatttattctctgaagtacgggccattactttgtttacatatttgtatactaacctgtagaacgttattcctgaagattttttattaacattgcttctgctactgcaactacgttgagaacaagaaaccattattatgcactatcacaatatattattacagtttctataaaagtattataaaactaaaaatattcgaaaaacaacaaacatacgatctgtcaaaagtgtcaaaacaattttaacaatatggccgaagtgaggtcgtttttagtcacgtgatgccctctccatagattctaactcgatgtacAAATCTAAGTAACTCCCCGttactcgaaaaaaaaaaaacatgaaggTAGAAAACGCAGCAAGACGCCTCGGAATGAATTGATTGGatgaaaaacaaatattattttacaagATGTAGCAGTTTATCTGTGGCAGTGACCACCACTTATTAAAAGCCAAGATCACATTTGGAGTAGACAAAccaagaaaagaaaagaagatgGAAGAGAGAAAGTGATAGCGAATAGTATATCCTAATCAGATTAGAACAAGAAAGCGCGAGGGAATTATTCAGGAATAATAGACCAATGGAAAGTtcgaaaatagaaaatttaataataacgaagaatATTACTCCCATATAAAAATGTATCTCCAGGAGGTAGCAACAGAAGTCATCGATTAAGAATTCCAAAATCAGAGACAACTtccatattggtttgacgaagagaTAGACGAAGAATAAGAAATAGAAAGGAAAAGAGaccaatatcaaaaattcttaaatacaAAGAATGACACTGATAATATAGTCTATAAGGAGACTCAAGCTAAAGTACGAAAAATGATATGCCGGAAGAAAAATTAAGCATGGCAACAAAATGTAACATGATAAATTCACATCTAGGTGAACGAAGAAGCACGGAAAGTTGGAGAGTcttaaaatctttaaattaaaaagGGAGATATAGTATCAACAATAAAGCTGGATAATTGGGATGCATATTTTGAGAAACTCTTAAAGGAAGATAGACCACAATTTAAAGACAAAAACGAAACGCAaaacataaatatcttaaattCACCCATACTAATAaccacgaaaaaaatggaaaagtatTTTTGTCGATCCCTCTCATAATCCGTTTTTGTTTTCTTGACTAATCGATTTGAGTCACTTCAGTTTATATTCTTGGTAATATAGTgccgtttttatttatttattttttaggaaagctatctttttttccttgtttttttttggttaatataTTTGTAGTCCATTATTTGttatccattttttatttttatttattgtttatatttaaagAGCTTCTAGGACGAGCTCTATAACATTTCTTTTGAGTTTTCTCCAGATCGTTTCTTCTCTACTTTCACTTTCAATGTTTTCTATTTATAACCTCTGCTCGTGCATTTTTTACACAGAAAGTTTTTTGAGTCTTCtctaaaattttctattttttggcTGGTCTATCCTCGTTTGTAAATTTCTTTCTTTCAATTCTTCATTAAATCCGATTTTATAAAGCACCAACATAGTCGCTCTATTCAATATGACATGTCAGACTTTTCACGTCCATTTGTTTATGGTATatagttttattgttaaatacaaaatatatcattAATTTTCGTCCCCTGGTATTTTCAAATGTTTACATTATGTTGAATCTTGTAACTAAAGTACCTAAATGTTTATTCTTAATGCGTTTGTTTTGCAGAGATCCACCATTTTTCCCCTTCTTGTTACTGATTATCTCATTATTTCTTTGACGTATTCTAGGTATTACTTCTATTCTAGTGTTGTTTATCATTAAATCCACCATTCCTTCTCCTTCTTGTTACTTATTCTCCCATTATTTCTTtcgacaattatattttttactcgCGGCAGAGAGCTAGCGCTACCATGAACCTCCTTTATTGCAGCTTGTGACAGGTAATGATGTCGGAAATGACCcttgagctactcaatccacctcATTCGTAACACCTTCCAttccaaaaattattttttctttaataaacgCTAACTCATGTAAAAACCTTTTCGTCTGCCAATCTCGGAAATTTTCTTCTGATATAGGTTGTATTTAAAATCTTTTATTGCAATAATATTATCAAGAACtatgtattatgtaaaatatCTATTCTGCTAAAGTCTTCATAAAACTTATaagaattatttataaataataaatcgACAAGTAGTCGTAAATTTCAGATCAAAGTATTAATAAAAAAGccttataaaaacataaaaagatatacatacttttaatatttattctcTGTGGTGTACTTATAGTAATAGCGTATTTTTTCATATTATATCAAAAACATGttgacaaaaaaattttttattacagaCAACTTCTTTTCACCACCGACCCAGCCATTGGACAATACATTTCTGGTGTAATTTTGTTCCACGAAAGTTTATACCAAAAGGCCGATGATGGTACTCCATTCCCAGAACTTCTTAAACAGAGAGGTATCATTCCCGGAATTAAAGTCGACTCTGGTGTCGTACCTCTCTTCGGCAGCAATGACGAATCTACCACACAAGGTATGTCACGTTTTATATTATTAAGTCTGTTAAAAACTTACGTGGAGTAAACAAGGAAACATTATCGcgaaatttaaaagaaaacttcCATACTATACTTTGCATACCCCGTAACAGATGCATTCAAAGAGTCTTCTCATTGTTATGAGATAAATTACACTCATGAGGAGTTAGATAGCTCTTTAAGAAAGAAAATCACAGCTTTTTCAAATAATTccatttaaaaaccaaaaatcaatttatttaacacatAGAAAAGTTTAGCATTTGAATAAGTTGTAAAACCATTTTCagctaaaaatattgaaaattgtcGATTTTTTCCTGCAGTTTTCCTCGTCTTGCCTTTTTTTGCGGTAGGCAGAATATTTTGGTGGAGGTTCATCTGAACTGAAAAATTCGAAAATTTTCTTATAGTTTATGCCCTTGGCTCGTGATTGAAcgaagaaattgagaaaaaaaaatctaatttttttgtataaaataagaaTGAGTCGGACAAGATGAACTGTGCAAAGTTCAGCAAAATCGGTCGATTCGTTCTCGAGAAATCTTGCCTACCGCACGGGAAAACAAGTTTCGAGAAAAACTCCTTTCGAGTTTTTAAACTGACCGAGCGGTCTGGGCAGAGCGCAGTATTGAAATCTCTATACTGGGGTAATATTGCTGGAACAAATTTTGTGTGAATACTCTTGAAGTACTTTcatatgaaatatatttttttattttttgaagatACAAGATCTATGTAACCCCAAACGCACAACAGGGTTGTTCATTTGGGAATAAATGAAGcggataaaataaaaatgtttccgTTTATTACTTTATTACATACCACGTTTTAATCTGAATAGGACAAGAACAATCGCTGTTTGGATTAATAGTCCAtaatttttgcatcttttttggggtcccaaaattgacattctcagcaaaattcagcttgttcgtataatttttagaggttcagtggcatttttgtctctgaTGACTGGCgtatcctcctcctcctaagtgccttctctgttgaggttggcgatcaatatggcaaatttctctctatcctggacttgatgaattaattcatttccttttgtgtgggtccaatctctgatgtttcgtagccaagattttttctttcatcctatgccccttctaatattacctggagctgctcaaattccctatggcgcattatgtgtcctagatatgatgTCTTTGGACTGGCGTATAACAATAACGTTTTCAGTTAAATTGTCACAAATATTGTTAATTTTCCATGTATTCTTTAAAAAGACTTCAGTTATTTGACAAACATCGGTTGTTTTAAAGGTAGTATGTTTCTGCGTAACTCCCTATTAATTTGATTTCAAGATCAATGTTCTCAATGAATTAAGCTCACAAAGGTAAGCAGGAAGTCGAATTGCCGATATACCACCCAAATTCTGTTTCGTCAACAATCTACTTTTTAAATGTATTCTTGTATCTCTTAGAAGGCACAAGGATACATTAAAATGACTgataatatttacaagaggccTGCTTTACGCCAATGTTTCTTGTTACCTAGAATGGTAACTTTTATTGTCCATAACAAGGATAGCTTATTTCGGTCatatttaaaatttgaataaacCATTCCACAAAAATATCCACATTCATTTCTTCGTGGTTTAGAACATCCAGTATACACAATAAACGACATCCGTTCCAGGAATGCCATCCGATTTTAATCTTTTCATTTTACCAGTATTTAGAAATAGTGTATCCTGCGTTTATCCATTAATTGTCTAGGTCAAATATTTGTCTAGGTAACTAAAAAGCTTGTTCTTTATgtgttagtatttttttaatggctCATCGATTTGAGTTAGTCGTATGTGAAAATTAttggtaaagtttgtttagcaattCAATTAGTACCGACTATTTACCGGTTTCAAGTAACAATGGTTTATCTGAGGTACAAGGTCTTAACAATGGgataagtcagataaatttaataatatttacgaccgcactaattgaagtcaaccattttctgctaaacaaaatttacaaaaattacgAATATCTGAAAAATTACAAGATTTCTAGGATATGCAGAGTTAGCCTCACTCAAAAGTAAACGAAATAAACTAATTTCCACACACCTTCATACATTGGtttaacctattggattaaatcgttttttatttttgatttgttctacaccattacatttttttatataaataatattttaggtTTGGACGATTTGGCCAAACGTTGCGCCCAATACAAAAAAGATGGTTGTCACTTTGCAAAATGGCGTTGTGTGTTGAAGATCAACCCACAGACACCTTCCATCCAAGCACTTATTGAAAATGCTAACGTACTGGCTCGTTATGCATCCATCTGCCAGGCAAACAGAATTGTACCCATCGTGGAACCTGAAATCTTACCTGATGGAGGTCACGACATTCTCATATGTCAGAAAACAACTGAAACAGTATTGGCGTACGTCTACAaagtaagttacaaaaaaaagtatatttttttgtagacattaaaaaaatgctaCTAAAATGACAATCTCTTCGgtgatttaaaatatatataaatagataACTCTTCAAGTGTCTATGCTATACGCCTCTGGTGATAGCGAAAAAGTCTTTTTACTGTAACTTCAGGTATTTTAAACTAttcagtccctgcatctctttctaatttgccaagtttatcgaccacgtgacttaAATGActaatgagaaggtcacgtggtcgataaacccgtctcattagaaagagatgcagggactgctttgcgtcagttttctctgtctcACTGGGGGAACGCGACTATATGGCAGCAGTCGATCTATTTGTATTATGTCTATGGGTTTAAATAAAGATCAAAATTCACttttcaatattaaaataaaatatcctTTATATCATCTTAGGAGCAATATTTTTTTCTATCAGTGAAATACCGTGTATCTGGTGGTCTGATAAGTAACCTCCTTCGCCGATTAGGGCACTGCgatttcataaaaaatattagttCTAGAAACAGTGAAGAAAATATGCTAACTGAGCTAGCATATAAAGGAAGCTACGAAATAAAAGCtcatattgaaaaagccagaagctcttttaacgctgtcaatgtggtcgccaacatcacaAGAAGATAGGTacctttagaagaagaagaaagtctaACCTATTTTGATATCTGCATAAACTTGACGTGTTTGGAAAAATGACGCATATGGAGAAAAACGATTTTCGAACTCtcattaaacattattatttgTGAAATAAAACGGCAAAGGACACAAAAGAAATCCTGGACAAATATTATGGTACTGTCCAATTATATACATATCTACACGACAGAATTTGGTTCCATATTTCGTAGTGGCCGTATATCTCCATTGGATGAACCACGTACTGGACGGCATTCCGATGCAGTTACACCGGAAAATGTAAAGAAAGTCC
It encodes:
- the LOC140445097 gene encoding fructose-bisphosphate aldolase-like, whose protein sequence is MTTSWNYPDAALRAELKKIADAIVAPGKGILAADESVPTVGKRFADIGIENTEDNRRKYRQLLFTTDPAIGQYISGVILFHESLYQKADDGTPFPELLKQRGIIPGIKVDSGVVPLFGSNDESTTQGLDDLAKRCAQYKKDGCHFAKWRCVLKINPQTPSIQALIENANVLARYASICQANRIVPIVEPEILPDGGHDILICQKTTETVLAYVYKALADHNVYLEGTLLKPNMVTSGQSSANKSTPAQVAEATVTALQRRLPPAVPGVTFLSGGQSEEEATVNLNAINQFPGKRPWALTFSYGRALQASVLRAWGGKDENIKAGQEELMKRAKANSEASLGKYVAGSVSGKAGDAGLFIKDHAY